CGAACCGGGGGTCGGTGAGCCGCTCGACGGCCTGCGCGGGGCTGACGACGTCGTACTCCCCCAGGGCGACGGTGGGCGCGGCCGGGCCGTAGAAGCCGAGCACGGTCCCGCCGTCGGTGACGTCGGCGTTCCAGGTGAGGCCCGTGCGCGACCCGCCGAGCACCTGGCGCGCCACGACGGAGACCACGGCCGGGCCTGCCCAGCTCTCCTGGGTCTCGTACTCGACCGCGCCGTCGTCGAGGCCCAGCTCGGTGAGGACCGCACGCAGGGTGCCGACGGCATCCTCCGCCGCGGCCGGGTCCACCGGCCCGGGGTCGACCGGCTCCACGGGCATCGATTCCGGCACCGGGGCGATGCCAGGACCGGCGGGCGTGACCGTCGACGAGTGGTCGGGGGCCGCCGGCTCCGCCTCGCCCGCATCCCCGGCCTCCGAGCGGGCCTGCGGCTCGGCGGCCGCCGAGGTGGCGGCGTCCGCCTCGACGGGCGGGTAGCCCGCGGGGTCGGAGAAGCCGACGGTCAGCGTGCCGTCGGCGCTGAGCGTGACGCTGGCCGCGCTGCCGTCGACAGGCCCGACGCGCCACATGCCGTCCTCCGAGACCGGCTCCCCCTCCAGACCCAGCACCCCGGCGACGCGGGCCACCGTCTCGGCGTCGAACCCCTGCGTGGCGTCGAACGCCCACGCCGGTGCGCTCCCCGGGGCGTCGGGGAGCCCCCGTGCGGTGAACACCGTGCGACCGCCGTACCCGGGAGCGATGGCGATGTCGGCCGTCCCGGACAGCGCCTCCGTCCGGGCGCCCCCGTCCTCCTGCGCGGCGATGGCGGGGACTTCGGCCGCGCCGCCCCTCATCCCCTCGGACGTCGTGCCGTCCGCCTCGATCGCGGGCGTCGTCGTGCGTCCCAGGCCGAAGCCCACTCCCCCGACGACGAGCGCGCTGGCGGCGACCGCGGCCACCGCGGCCCACGGCTGGCGGCGACGGCGCCGCGGTGCCAGCTCGTCGACGCCCTCAGGCACCGCGCCGGGTCCGTCGGCGTCACCGTGGCGGAGCGCGGCCGTGCGGCGGGCCAGGCGGTCCGCGTCGGGCTGGGCGCCCGCGCCGGGGTCGGCCGCTCGCAACCGGGCGACGGCGTCCTCCTCGGGGTTCCTGCCAGCCATGACGACCTCCTTGGTCGGCGCGCCGGCACGGCGCGCGTCTACCCCCTGTGTGTGCCGGGGCAGCCCGTTCTTGCGGTGCGGGAGCGAGTGGTCCCGCCTAGACCGCGGCCCAGGCGGAGGCCAGCCGCGAGCGCGCCCGGGAGAGCGCGGCGTCGGCGCCGCCACGGGAGATCCCGAGGACGGCCGCGAGGTCGTCCCCGCCGAGCCCCTCCCAGGCGTGCAGGACGAGGATGTGACGGTCGCGGTCGCTCAGGGTGGCGAGGGCCCGGCGGAGCTCGTCGTCCGCGACGGCGGCGAGGGACGGGTCGGCGTGGTCCGCCACCTCCGGCAGGTCCTCGACCGGGACCGCCCGGTGCTTGCGCCGGTGGTTGGCCAGGACGAACCCGGCGGTCCGGTACAGCCAGGGCAGCTCGGCGCCCTCGGGGACGTCGTCGCGCCGTCGCCACGCCGTCGCGAGCACGTCGGCGGCGAGGTCCTCGGCGTCGTCGGCCGGGCCACGCCGGACGAAGTACCGGTACACGGCCGTGGCATGAGCCCCGTAGAGGTCGTCGAACCATGCCTCGTCGCGCACGCCGTCTCCTCTGCCCCGGGCGGAGACCGTCCTCCGCATCGTGCCTGTGTGTCCGGCACCACCGATCTTGCACCCCGGACGCGGCGAGCACGTACCGGCGCCAAGGGCGCGGCCGTGGTTGTGCCTCGATCCGCACGATGAGCAGCGGCCACCGCCCTCCACAGTCCAGCCACTCCTGTCGCCGAACGGCGTCACGGGACGGCACACTCCTTCCATGGCCCGGCCGACCGCCGAGCCCACCCCCCGCACAGACGAAGGATCCGCCATGTCCGAGCCCACCGTCGAGGGCGTCCTGCACGCTCGCTTCCGGCCCACGAGCTTCCGCGAGGGGTACGACCAGGGCGACGTCGACTCGCTCCTCGACGAGGTCGTCCAGCTCCTCAAGGCGCACGAGGGCGGCATGCCCGCGGACGCCGCTGCCGCCGCCGCCGCCCTCTGCGAGAACGCCCGCTTCCAGCCCACCAAGTTCCGCGAGGGGTACGACCAGGACGAGGTGGACGACTTCCTCGCGTCGCTGGTCCGCGGCTTCCGCGAGATCGCCGCCGCCGGTCCCGCGACGGCGGCCGCCGGGCAGTACCCGCCGCCGGCCCCGGGCCAGGCCGTCCCGGGCGCGGCCCCGATCACCGTCGCCGGAGCCCCGAGCACGGCCGCTGCCCCAGGCGCGACGGGCCCGACGAGCACCACGACCACCACGCCCGGTCTCATCGAGAGCACCCGCCCCTCGGCCCTCACCCACGCCCTCGTGGCCGTCGCGGTCCTCGCCGTCGTCGGGATCCTCGCCGTCCTGCTCTGACCGGGACGTCCGGTCCCGGACAGCGAAAGGCCCCGCTGGTTCGCACCCGCGGGGCCTTCGCTCGATGTGGTGGCGCCTCTACTTGAAGGCGTCCTTGACGTTCTCGCCCGCCTGCTTGAGGTTGGCTCCGGCCTTGTCCTTGTGGCCCTCGGCCTGGAGGTCCCGGTTCTCGGTGGCCTCTCCGGCGGTTGCCTTGGCCTTGCCCTTCGCCTCCTGGGCGGCGTTGCTGATCTTGTCTCCCAGACCCATGTCGATCTCCTTCGGTCGTCGACGTGCCCCTGACGGGCTATCGATCATTACAGTAGGGGCGCCCATCACGCACCGCACCTGGGGAGGACGTCGCCGGTGAGACCGTACGTGCTGCTCGCCTCGCGGAGCGAGGACGCCGCCGCCGACGAGGAGTACGCCTCGATCCTGCGCCTCGCGGGCCTGGGCGAGGACGACCTCGTGCGGGTACGGATGGAGAGCGGTGCGTTCACCCCCCTGGCGCTCGAGGACTTCTCCGGCGTCATCCTCGGTGGCAGCCCCTTCACCGCGTCGCTGCCGCCGGCGCACAAGAGCGACATGCAGCTGCGGGTCGAGGCGGAGCTCACCGGCCTCCTCGCGGACGTCCTCGCCGGCGACGTGCCCTTCCTCGGTCTCTGCTACGGGGTCGGGTGCCTCGGCCGCCACGCGGGCGGGGTCGTGGACGGCACCTACGCCGAGGAGACCGGGGCGACGACGATCGAGCTCACCGACGCCGGACGGGCCGACCCGCTCCTCGCGGGCCTGCCCGAGACGTTCACCGCGTACGTCGGGCACAAGGAGGCGTGCACCGTGCTGCCCGCCGGAGCCGTCGCCCTCGCGACCTCGGCGCCGTGCCCCGTCCAGATGTTCCGCCTCGGCGAGCGCCAGTACGTCACCCAGTTCCATCCCGAGATGGACGAGGCGGCGATCGTCACCCGGATCCGGACGTACCAGCACTCGGGCTACTTCCCCGCGGACCAGGTCGAGGCCGTGCTCGCGCGGGTCGCCGGCGTGGACGTCAGCCACTCCCACCGGATCCTGCCCGCGTTCGTCGAACGGTTCGCCCGGGACTGACCGGTCCGGACTGACCGGTCGGCTCGACTTCCGTCTCCACCTCGCGCTCCCGAGATGCTCAGCGTGCTGAGCACTGTCACCATCGCGGCATGGCCACTCGCACGCCGTCCCCCGCCGCCCGCTCCGCCGCGCCCGCGACCCGGGCCGACGTCGTCCGCCAGGTCGGCGTCCTCGTCAGCGCCGTGCTCGCCATCGGCGGGGCGTTCCTCGGTTCCGGCGCCTTCATCGGCACCCCCATCGCCGACGCCGCCGGCGGCGTGCTCTCGGCCGACGCCACCCCGCTCGCGCCGGCGAGCCCGGCGTTCTCCATCTGGTCGGTCATCTACACCGGGCTGGCCGCGTACGCGGTCTGGCAGGTCCTCCCCGGCCAGCGCACCGACCCGCGGCAGCGGGCCACGGGCTGGTGGATCGCCCTGTCGATGATCCTCAACGCCGCCTGGGTGCTCGCGGTCCAGGGCGACCTCCTCGGCCTCACCGTGGTCGTCATCGTCGCGCTGCTCGCGGTGCTCTGCCTCATCGTCGTCCGGCTGACGCGCAGCCGTCCGCGGAACCTCGTCGACGCCGTCGTCGTCGACGGGACCATCGGGCTCTACCTCGGCTGGGTGAGCGTGGCGACGGCGGCCAACACGGCGGCCGTGCTTGCGAGCGCCGGCGTGGACCTGCCGTCGGACCCCACCGGCGTCGCCGTGATCGCCGCGGTCGCCGTTGTCGGCGCGGCGCTCGCGTGGTGGAGTCGGGGCCGGCTCGCCATCGCCGCCGCCCAGGTATGGGGGCTGAGCTGGATCGCCGTCGGGCGGCTCACCGGCGAACCGCCGTCGACGCCGGTCGGGATCGCCGCCATCGCCGCCGCGGCCGTCATCGCCGTCGTCGCGGTGGTCGCACGGCTGCGGCGCCGCGACGCCCGCCGCTGAGCCGCCGACCCCGTGCCGAGCTCGCTCAATCGAAGCCGAGTTCGCTAATCCAAGCCGACTTCGCTAGTCAGAATTAGCGAACTCGAGCCCGAACTATCGAACTCGGCCCGGCGCACCGCGCCCGGACGCGGGAGGGCCCGGCAGCCGCTCGGCTGCCGGGCCCTCCCGTCGTTCCTACCTCGCTCAGCCCTCGGGCTGCAGCTGGCCGCCACCCCCGCCGCCGCCACCCGACGGCGCGGTCGGCATCTGCCGCTGCTCGACCGTGGTCGAGCCGCCGACCGCGACCGGCTCGGGCGCGAGGATGTCGCCCTCGTCGACGCCGTGGAAGGTGAACTCCCCGAGCAGACCCTCACC
The sequence above is a segment of the Georgenia faecalis genome. Coding sequences within it:
- a CDS encoding sigma-70 family RNA polymerase sigma factor; translation: MRDEAWFDDLYGAHATAVYRYFVRRGPADDAEDLAADVLATAWRRRDDVPEGAELPWLYRTAGFVLANHRRKHRAVPVEDLPEVADHADPSLAAVADDELRRALATLSDRDRHILVLHAWEGLGGDDLAAVLGISRGGADAALSRARSRLASAWAAV
- a CDS encoding CsbD family protein: MGLGDKISNAAQEAKGKAKATAGEATENRDLQAEGHKDKAGANLKQAGENVKDAFK
- a CDS encoding glutamine amidotransferase gives rise to the protein MRPYVLLASRSEDAAADEEYASILRLAGLGEDDLVRVRMESGAFTPLALEDFSGVILGGSPFTASLPPAHKSDMQLRVEAELTGLLADVLAGDVPFLGLCYGVGCLGRHAGGVVDGTYAEETGATTIELTDAGRADPLLAGLPETFTAYVGHKEACTVLPAGAVALATSAPCPVQMFRLGERQYVTQFHPEMDEAAIVTRIRTYQHSGYFPADQVEAVLARVAGVDVSHSHRILPAFVERFARD
- a CDS encoding tryptophan-rich sensory protein; this encodes MATRTPSPAARSAAPATRADVVRQVGVLVSAVLAIGGAFLGSGAFIGTPIADAAGGVLSADATPLAPASPAFSIWSVIYTGLAAYAVWQVLPGQRTDPRQRATGWWIALSMILNAAWVLAVQGDLLGLTVVVIVALLAVLCLIVVRLTRSRPRNLVDAVVVDGTIGLYLGWVSVATAANTAAVLASAGVDLPSDPTGVAVIAAVAVVGAALAWWSRGRLAIAAAQVWGLSWIAVGRLTGEPPSTPVGIAAIAAAAVIAVVAVVARLRRRDARR